In Triticum aestivum cultivar Chinese Spring chromosome 5B, IWGSC CS RefSeq v2.1, whole genome shotgun sequence, the following proteins share a genomic window:
- the LOC123111621 gene encoding protein FLUORESCENT IN BLUE LIGHT, chloroplastic isoform X1, whose product MYYFNIFGSYAQKNNRGTLSSSRSDTQPGTGEEIFLILLMPLLMRLSPPAAAPSPQYRRSHGGSTTRLNAVLPETSERMFLVARHASSSTDAVRPRSDNFDIANGHGHFLIKSTSDLQEAVSSCFGKALVTSSAVMLAMPPSCLAEECDPGYSLPNMPLLFAIAMVGATVGGLLARQRKGELKKLNDQLRQINASLRRQAKIESYAPALSYAPAASKIPESEVIVDPHKQRLLAYLRTGKNYLRNQAPDKAFSEFKAALDLAQSLGDHVEEKKAARGLGASLQRQGNYKEAIKYHSMVLSISKMTGEDSGVTEAYGAIADCYTEVGELEKAGKFYDEYIARLEND is encoded by the exons ATGTATTATTTTAATATTTTCGGGTCTTATGCGCAAAAAAACAACCGAGGCACTTTATCATCTTCCCGAAGCGACACCCAACCAGGCACAGGGGAGGAGATTTTCCTTATCCTCCTGATGCCGCTTCTAATGCGTCTCTCCccaccggcggcggcgccgtcgccGCAGTACCGGCGAAGCCACGGAGGTTCTACCACGAGATTAAACGCCGTACTCCCCGAGACCTCAG AGCGAATGTTTCTTGTAGCTAGACATGCCTCATCGTCGACTGATGCGGTGCGTCCTAGGAGCGACAACTTTGATATAGCTAATGGACATGGTCATTTCCTTATCAAGTCTACATCTGATCTTCAG GAAGCTGTATCTTCTTGTTTCGGGAAAGCATTGGTGACCAGCAGTGCTGTCATGCTTGCGATGCCACCCAGTTGCTTGGCAGAAGAATGTGACCCGGGGTACTCTCTTCCTAACATGCCGCTGCTGTTTGCGATAGCCATGGTTGGTGCTACTGTTGGAG GGCTCCTTGCGAGACAAAGGAAAGGGGAACTTAAAAAGCTTAATGATCAGCTACGTCAGATAAATGCTTCACTGAGAAGACAAGCCAAGATCGAATCTTATGCTCCTGCTTTGAGCTATGCACCGGCTGCTAGTAAGATACCAGAATCAGAAGTCATTGTTGATCCTCACAAACAGCGCCTGCTCGCATATCTGAGGACTGGGAAGAACTACCTGAGAAACCAAGCTCCAGACAAGGCATTTTCCGAGTTTAAGGCAGCTCTTGATCTTGCACAATCTTTGGGTGATCATGTTGAAGAGAAGAAGGCGGCACGAGGATTAG GAGCATCATTGCAAAGACAAGGAAATTACAAGGAAGCAATAAAGTACCACTCCATGGTTCTCAGCATCTCCAAGATGACTGGAGAGGATTCAGGTGTCACTGAGGCATATGGGGCAATAGCCGATTGCTACACCGAAGTTGGTGAGCTCGAGAAGGCAGGCAAGTTCTACGATGAGTACATTGCAAGATTGGAGAATGACTga
- the LOC123111620 gene encoding protein ENHANCED DOWNY MILDEW 2 has translation MVMMSDDDDDSEPQFSVVADYFFVDTEKNPICLSALPIRFEQSTDEATQCKRNIFLQGVADPGITVYKHVVAWKLGLEGKQPVITVLSVEGSWINLAKPRNSYEEKFRTIFITVRMLHFLGRKPEEPEKNLWSHLRKVFDKFDLRPSKDDFRNHRSLLKLFAEKDLNLAKSQVLRAFIEEGSKKKTSEVESDNIEMKQSFIASDEEIEDMVSDGNSESDGNSESDEEEDDLFDFTCAICDNGGDLLGCDGPCMRSFHAKIGTGEDSYCDTLGFTEAEVEAMKTFLCKNCEYKQHQCFICGVLEPSDGPTAKVFLCNNATCGYFYHPKCVARKLHPNNKIEALEKENKIIGGSSFTCPIHWCFHCKGLEDRSQEQLQFAVCRRCPKSYHRKCLPREIPFEDSDEDIVTRAWDLSKRILIYCLDHEIDSDIETPVRNHIKFPGIPKIVKPADYLKRKNKVLINRRKRDFDESFLEQPSNKAAKVPVKVRVQEDEHARKFAVKSSSEQFVDKPEKKKLKVKGTSASSSRPANEQEKYLATSPSTMGNLPQSSFPRVDSETEKRVIALVEKEGSSLTLKDISSRCLVPSTHVYAGRQTDKIVATGKLERSVQAVGAALKALGNGGNVNEAKAVCEPQVLKQLTKWHTRLRVYISPFIYGSRYSSFGRHFTKVDKLVEIVDKLHWYVEPGDTIVDFCCGANDFSRLMKEKLDEVDKKCHFKNYDLIQPQNSFCFERRDWMTVQRDELPGGSQLIMGLNPPFGVKAALANKFIDKASSFKPKLVILIVPKETKRLDQKKIPYDLVWEDSNCLAGKSFYLPGSLDVNDKIVQGWNASAPPLYLWSRSDWTEKHKEVAKAHNHTSVGKTTRRVEQGNLSDDGPAKKEAESYDVHNSRSGKEKGNIGNTSCHPREVNLSDNVPARRKAEPKSQQNARSGKAKETREKATCDFREDSPSGKAEEKRHKAACSVREVSPSDDHLVKKQDGPGEEKAARKANFTVKKQARPREDEEANLSGSRPLKKQAEATSHQIARPGKQNSRDGSKSSDDRSRKRIPDEADSLPPEKQVEVAYEETRAIPSKRSMHQGQSNGTNARLKESKGSSDMSMSPSLENSTARHRSRSNSPFIPTEQPSGYTTAHRDSNMKYHVKEPRVSTFNSATTYQGSYLANSDGRKDAIGERNDPTVYTGADDRSSAYNSSIEEMTKRYAPGRAGDVYSPQGQGNGGSFSRRQDDHLQTSLYSLGSSGARYDQIGSSGARYDQIVSSGARYDPRSLTSPSYGLLSTTPRSSVIDKYSPGFSGSSGSGPSVMDSYAPGYLGANAPGRSLVMDRYALPLDETNYAMRGVHDVPGYGRDMPPQYPYRGPDPSGRGPPHI, from the exons ATGGTGATGATGTCCGACGACGACGATGACTCCGAGCCGCAGTTCAGTGTGGTGGCAGATTACTTCTTCGTCGACACGGAGAAGAACCCCATCTGTCTGTCAGCCTTGCCGATTCGGTTCGAGCAAAGCACGGATGAGGCCACTCAATGCAAACGGAACATCTTCTTGCAGGGAGTCGCTGACCCTGGCATCACAGTTTACAAGCATGTGGTTGCCTGGAAGCTGGGGCTTGAAGGCAAACAACCCGTGATCACCGTGCTGTCTGTGGAAGGCAGCTGGATAAATCTCGCCAAGCCCAGGAACAGCTACGAAGAAAAGTTCCGAACAATTTTCATCACAGTGCGGATGCTTCACTTCCTCGGAAGAAAACCTGAGGAGCCCGAGAAGAACTTGTGGAGTCATCTTCGCAAAGTTTTTGA CAAGTTTGACCTTAGACCCTCCAAGGACGATTTCAGGAACCACCGTTCCCTATTGAAGCTGTTTGCGGAGAAAGATCTGAACTTAGCAAAATCACAG GTTTTGCGAGCATTTATTGAAGAAGGATCTAAGAAGAAAACAAGCGAG GTTGAGTCAGACAATATTGAAATGAAGCAGTCATTTATTGCCTCCGATGAGGAGATAGAGGATATGGTTTCTGATGGAAATTCTGAATCTGATGGAAATTCTGAATCTGATGAAGAGGAGGATGATCTGTTTGATTTTACTTGTGCCATATGTGACAACGGAGGAGACTTGTTAGG GTGTGATGGCCCATGTATGAGGTCCTTCCATGCCAAAATAGGAACCGGCGAGGACTCCTATTGTGATACCCTTGGGTTCACTGAGGCAGAAGTTGAG GCAATGAAAACTTTCCTGTGCAAGAACTGTGAGTATAAGCAACACCAGTGTTTTATTTGTGGAGTATTAGAGCCTTCGGATGGACCAACTGCTAAG GTGTTTCTTTGTAACAATGCTACATGTGGGTACTTTTACCACCCCAAATGTGTTGCAAGAAAACTTCATCCTAACAACAAGATTGAAGCCTTAGAAAAAGAGAACAAGATAATAGGTGGATCTTCATTTACGTGCCCCATTCATTGGTGTTTTCACTGTAAAGGCTTGGAGGATAGATCACAAGAACAATTGCAGTTTGCTGTTTGCAGACGCTGTCCAAAGTCATATCATAGAAAATGTTTGCCGAG AGAAATACCCTTTGAAGATAGCGACGAGGACATTGTTACACGAGCCTGGGACCTTTCAAAAAGAATTTTGATCTATTGCTT GGACCATGAGATAGATAGTGACATTGAGACACCTGTCAGAAATCATATAAAGTTTCCGGGTATTCCAAAAATTGTAAAACCAGCAGATTACCTAAAGAGAAAAAACAAGGTGTTGATTAACAGGAGAAAGAGAGATTTTGATGAATCATTTCTTGAACAACCTTCAAATAAAGCTGCAAAGGTGCCAGTCAAGGTTCGGGTGCAAGAAGATGAACACGCCAGAAAATTTGCTGTGAAGAGTTCATCAGAGCAATTTGTTGACAAGCCTGAGAAGAAAAAACTAAAGGTCAAAGGTACTTCTGCAAGCAGTTCAAGACCTGCAAATGAGCAGGAAAAATACTTGGCGACTTCACCATCTACTATGGGGAACTTGCCCCAGAGTTCATTTCCTAGGGTGGACAGTGAAACAGAGAAGAG GGTAATTGCTTTGGTAGAGAAAGAAGGCTCTTCCTTGACACTAAAAGATATATCAAGCAGGTGCCTTGTGCCATCCACTCATGTATACGCTGGCAGGCAAACTGATAAGATTGTTGCGACGGGCAAGCTTGAGCGTTCTGTTCAG GCTGTAGGAGCAGCTCTAAAAGCGCTGGGTAATGGAGGTAATGTTAATGAGGCGAAAGCAGTATGTGAACCTCAAGTTTTGAAGCAGCTAACAAAGTGGCAT ACTAGGCTCAGAGTATATATTTCACCTTTCATTTATGGGTCACGCTACAGTTCTTTTGGTCGACATTTCACAAAGGTGGATAAGCTTGTTGAG ATTGTTGATAAACTTCATTGGTATGTGGAACCTGGTGACACG ATAGTGGATTTCTGCTGTGGCGCAAATGATTTCAGTCGATTGATGAAAGAAAAACTTGATGAAGTTGACAAGAAGTGTCATTTCAAGAATTATGATCTTATCCAACCACAG AATAGCTTTTGCTTTGAAAGGAGGGATTGGATGACTGTGCAGCGAGACGAACTGCCTGGCGGAAGCCAACTG ATAATGGGGCTTAATCCTCCTTTTGGAGTCAAAGCAGCTCTGGCGAACAAATTTATCGACAAAGCATCGTCTTTTAAGCCCAAGCTTGTTATACTAATTGTCCCAAAAGAAACTAAAAG GTTAGATCAAAAGAAGATTCCTTATGATTTGGTTTGGGAGGATAGTAACTGTCTTGCTGGGAAG TCGTTTTATTTGCCTGGTTCTCTCGATGTGAATGACAAAATAGTTCAAGGGTGGAATGCATCTGCACCACCCCTCTATTTGTGGAGTCGTTCTGATTGGACAGAAAAGCATAAGGAAGTAGCCAAGGCGCATAATCACACAAGTGTGGGAAAAACCACTCGCCGTGTTGAACAGGGTAATCTGTCAGATGATGGCCCTGCGAAGAAAGAAGCTGAATCTtatgatgtgcataattcaagatCAGGGAAAGAAAAGGGGAATATAGGAAATACATCATGCCACCCAAGAGAGGTCAATCTATCGGATAATGTACCTGCACGGAGAAAAGCTGAACCTAAGAGTCAACAAAATGCTAGATCAGGAAAAGCTAAAGAGACTAGAGAGAAGGCTACATGTGATTTCAGAGAGGATAGTCCATCAGGAAAAGCAGAAGAGAAAAGGCATAAGGCGGCATGCTCTGTCAGAGAGGTTAGCCCATCAGATGACCACCTTGTGAAGAAACAAGATGGACCTGGAGAAGAGAAAGCAGCCAGAAAGGCAAACTTCACGGTGAAGAAGCAAGCTAGGCCTAGAGAAGATGAAGAAGCTAATCTGTCAGGTAGCCGCCCCCTGAAGAAACAAGCTGAAGCTACCTCTCACCAAATTGCCCGACCAGGGAAACAGAATAGCAGGGATGGAAGCAAGAGCTCTGATGACAGGAGCAGGAAAAGGATCCCTGACGAGGCAGACAGCCTCCCTCCAGAAAAGCAAGTGGAAGTTGCCTATGAGGAGACAAGGGCTATTCCAAGTAAAAGGAGTATGCACCAAGGACAGAGCAATGGAACTAATGCTCGTTTAAAGGAATCGAAAGGGAGTTCAGACATGAGTATGTCACCATCCCTTGAAAACAGCACTGCTCGTCACAGATCCAGAAGCAATTCCCCTTTTATACCAACTGAACAACCCTCTGGTTATACGACAGCGCACCGCGATAGTAATATGAAGTATCATGTGAAAGAACCTCGCGTGTCTACATTCAACAGCGCTACTACTTATCAGGGAAGTTATTTGGCAAACAGTGATGGGCGCAAGGATGCAATTGGAGAGAGGAATGACCCCACTGTTTACACGGGTGCTGATGATAGGTCAAGTGCGTACAACTCCAGCATTGAAGAGATGACCAAAAGGTATGCTCCTGGCCGAGCTGGGGATGTGTACAGTCCGCAAGGTCAGGGAAACGGTGGCAGCTTCTCCAGGAGGCAGGATGATCACCTTCAGACCAGTCTTTACTCCCTTGGTTCTTCAGGTGCTAGATATGACCAGATTGGTTCTTCAGGTGCTAGATATGACCAGATTGTTTCTTCAGGTGCAAGATATGACCCGCGATCTTTAACTTCGCCGTCTTATGGGCTGTTGAGTACAACTCCACGGAGCTCAGTCATAGACAAGTACAGTCCAGGGTTCTCGGGTTCAAGTGGATCTGGACCGTCAGTCATGGACAGCTATGCTCCTGGTTACTTGGGCGCAAATGCACCAGGAAGAAGCTTGGTAATGGACAGATATGCTCTACCCCTCGATGAAACAAACTACGCAATGCGAGGTGTTCATGATGTCCCTGGATATGGAAGGGACATGCCTCCACAGTACCCCTACAGAGGGCCAGATCCTTCTGGCAGAGGGCCGCCTCATATTTGA
- the LOC123111621 gene encoding protein FLUORESCENT IN BLUE LIGHT, chloroplastic isoform X2, with translation MMEAVSSCFGKALVTSSAVMLAMPPSCLAEECDPGYSLPNMPLLFAIAMVGATVGGLLARQRKGELKKLNDQLRQINASLRRQAKIESYAPALSYAPAASKIPESEVIVDPHKQRLLAYLRTGKNYLRNQAPDKAFSEFKAALDLAQSLGDHVEEKKAARGLGASLQRQGNYKEAIKYHSMVLSISKMTGEDSGVTEAYGAIADCYTEVGELEKAGKFYDEYIARLEND, from the exons ATGATG GAAGCTGTATCTTCTTGTTTCGGGAAAGCATTGGTGACCAGCAGTGCTGTCATGCTTGCGATGCCACCCAGTTGCTTGGCAGAAGAATGTGACCCGGGGTACTCTCTTCCTAACATGCCGCTGCTGTTTGCGATAGCCATGGTTGGTGCTACTGTTGGAG GGCTCCTTGCGAGACAAAGGAAAGGGGAACTTAAAAAGCTTAATGATCAGCTACGTCAGATAAATGCTTCACTGAGAAGACAAGCCAAGATCGAATCTTATGCTCCTGCTTTGAGCTATGCACCGGCTGCTAGTAAGATACCAGAATCAGAAGTCATTGTTGATCCTCACAAACAGCGCCTGCTCGCATATCTGAGGACTGGGAAGAACTACCTGAGAAACCAAGCTCCAGACAAGGCATTTTCCGAGTTTAAGGCAGCTCTTGATCTTGCACAATCTTTGGGTGATCATGTTGAAGAGAAGAAGGCGGCACGAGGATTAG GAGCATCATTGCAAAGACAAGGAAATTACAAGGAAGCAATAAAGTACCACTCCATGGTTCTCAGCATCTCCAAGATGACTGGAGAGGATTCAGGTGTCACTGAGGCATATGGGGCAATAGCCGATTGCTACACCGAAGTTGGTGAGCTCGAGAAGGCAGGCAAGTTCTACGATGAGTACATTGCAAGATTGGAGAATGACTga